From Fibrobacter sp. UWB5, the proteins below share one genomic window:
- a CDS encoding peptidyl-prolyl cis-trans isomerase: MKAKLLALVSLASLFVLNGCNGIGDKDTILARIDGEKVYQEDYALLLKNGGLKGVKNQYLYDNLYSKAALSAKAVEEYPELEDEWKAYYADLDARVLTMVYQRYYVSENMTYSDAELRQFYDANRSMFPEDSTGDFLSVRPLVASYYYASKNAEAFAAYIKDTLKLENPTAEDSLKAKKSFADVRRVALQQELSTDLLAKHNIEIKELPPVDPKVYYNKHQDQFMTVPGYELYHVQADSAKLAGLFTETPTLDQFKSVAAANSKNAKTAKDSGYVGHVKVDYVLPYGIGVVPQLMPTLKDKEPGFVTPVLKASDNTFHVFYLAGIDASRLKPFDRVDVGIANAIKDGYYFDVDTSVVLITKAGEPVFTEADMIRFNEKFIHRTMNRNIHDRVVSMLAEAFAFADAAKEAHLNHSWEYRAMVRQSRWDYLSEHYIQKKLGGENIPEDTLKALFDRVGSPIHVGYNYEQAKEDLRKVAAFPVNMYKHEYYMGYRMLYVGKTFEESVPVIYARRSDEVERLMSQRFAAEAYSKATVHLYDTGVSEYKPTMIANVLLARADSLYQAGKKSDAYYEYRKVMFAYADNDSLFEHVAYEMAQIESENEEFLDAEGDYYAFYTMWPDSPNAEKAMFSRGFMLNENLGQNDQALEVLETFLQKYPNSELKESAQWLVDNIKSNGKLAEDLMKKIEAEE, from the coding sequence ATGAAGGCAAAACTCCTGGCTCTTGTTTCATTGGCTTCGCTGTTTGTTTTGAACGGCTGTAACGGTATCGGCGACAAGGATACAATCCTTGCTCGCATCGATGGCGAAAAAGTCTATCAAGAAGATTACGCATTGCTGTTGAAAAATGGCGGGCTCAAGGGCGTCAAGAATCAGTACCTCTATGACAATCTGTATTCAAAGGCAGCGCTTTCGGCTAAGGCTGTTGAAGAATATCCCGAGCTGGAAGACGAATGGAAGGCTTACTACGCCGACCTTGACGCTCGCGTGCTGACGATGGTTTACCAGCGCTATTACGTCTCTGAAAACATGACTTATAGCGATGCCGAACTCCGCCAGTTCTACGACGCCAACCGTAGCATGTTCCCCGAAGATTCTACCGGAGATTTCTTGTCGGTGCGTCCTCTGGTGGCAAGCTACTATTACGCTTCCAAGAATGCCGAAGCTTTCGCAGCCTATATCAAGGATACTCTCAAGCTTGAAAATCCGACTGCCGAAGATTCCCTGAAGGCGAAAAAGTCTTTTGCCGATGTCCGCCGAGTTGCCCTGCAGCAGGAATTGTCTACGGATCTTCTCGCGAAGCACAATATCGAAATCAAGGAACTTCCTCCCGTTGATCCGAAGGTGTATTACAACAAGCACCAGGATCAGTTCATGACGGTTCCCGGCTATGAACTTTACCATGTGCAAGCGGATTCCGCGAAACTTGCAGGCCTGTTTACTGAAACGCCGACCCTTGATCAGTTCAAGTCGGTGGCTGCAGCAAATAGCAAGAATGCAAAAACGGCCAAGGATAGCGGCTACGTTGGACACGTCAAGGTCGATTACGTGTTGCCTTATGGCATTGGAGTCGTGCCTCAGCTGATGCCGACGCTCAAGGATAAGGAGCCGGGCTTTGTAACGCCTGTGCTCAAGGCTAGCGACAATACGTTCCATGTCTTCTACCTGGCCGGTATCGATGCTTCTCGCTTAAAACCGTTTGACCGCGTCGACGTGGGTATTGCCAATGCAATCAAGGATGGCTATTACTTTGATGTCGATACCTCTGTCGTGTTGATTACCAAGGCAGGGGAGCCCGTGTTCACGGAAGCGGATATGATCCGCTTTAACGAAAAGTTTATCCACCGTACAATGAACCGCAACATTCACGACCGTGTCGTGTCGATGCTTGCCGAAGCGTTTGCCTTTGCTGATGCTGCAAAAGAAGCTCATTTGAACCATAGCTGGGAATACAGGGCCATGGTCCGCCAGTCCCGCTGGGATTACTTGAGCGAACATTACATCCAGAAAAAACTCGGTGGCGAAAACATCCCCGAAGATACCCTTAAGGCTTTGTTCGACCGTGTAGGTTCCCCGATTCATGTAGGTTACAATTACGAACAAGCTAAGGAAGACCTTCGTAAGGTGGCGGCCTTCCCGGTAAATATGTACAAGCATGAATATTACATGGGATACCGCATGCTTTATGTCGGCAAGACTTTTGAGGAAAGCGTTCCCGTAATCTATGCCCGCCGTTCCGACGAAGTCGAAAGACTCATGTCTCAGAGATTTGCTGCAGAAGCCTATTCCAAGGCAACGGTTCACCTTTACGATACGGGCGTTTCCGAATATAAGCCGACTATGATTGCGAACGTCCTGCTGGCTCGAGCCGATTCTCTCTACCAGGCTGGCAAGAAGTCTGACGCTTACTACGAATACCGCAAGGTCATGTTCGCCTATGCCGATAACGACAGCCTATTCGAACATGTCGCTTATGAAATGGCTCAGATCGAGAGCGAAAATGAAGAATTCCTGGATGCCGAAGGTGACTATTACGCCTTCTACACCATGTGGCCGGATAGCCCGAATGCAGAAAAGGCCATGTTCAGCCGCGGCTTTATGCTCAACGAAAATTTGGGCCAGAATGACCAGGCTCTCGAAGTTTTAGAAACATTCCTCCAGAAGTATCCGAACAGTGAACTCAAGGAATCTGCCCAGTGGCTTGTCGATAACATCAAGAGCAACGGAAAACTTGCCGAAGACTTGATGAAAAAGATCGAAGCCGAGGAATAA